The following are encoded in a window of Castanea sativa cultivar Marrone di Chiusa Pesio chromosome 9, ASM4071231v1 genomic DNA:
- the LOC142611094 gene encoding dirigent protein 22-like: MAKTYSKPTSILFTLVTIFFFSTYVIADEAPVFSKKLPPSSLGLKQQKLSHLHFYFHDIVSGPKPTAIRVAQAATTNTSLTGFGAMAVIDDPLTLLPENTSKVVGQAQGIYTLASQSEAALLMVMNFAFTEGEYNGSTLSVLGRNTVFSTVREMPIVGGSGVFRFARGYAQAKTYTFDTKSGDAVVEYNVYVLHH; the protein is encoded by the coding sequence ATGGCCAAAACGTACTCAAAACCCACATCCATTTTATTCACGCTCGTcaccattttcttcttctcaacctATGTCATCGCTGATGAAGCACCCgttttctctaaaaaattaCCTCCTTCATCACTTGGACTAAAGCAACAGAAGCTAAGCCACCTCCACTTCTACTTCCATGACATTGTCAGTGGCCCCAAACCTACTGCTATACGTGTTGCACAAGCTGCCACGACAAACACATCCCTAACGGGGTTTGGAGCCATGGCGGTGATTGATGACCCGCTGACTCTCCTCCCAGAAAATACCTCCAAAGTTGTTGGACAAGCACAAGGAATTTATACCTTGGCATCGCAGAGTGAAGCAGCGTTGCTAATGGTGATGAACTTTGCTTTCACAGAGGGAGAGTATAATGGTAGCACTCTTAGTGTGTTAGGGAGAAACACTGTATTCTCGACTGTGAGGGAGATGCCGATCGTTGGTGGGAGTGGTGTTTTCCGGTTTGCTCGTGGGTATGCTCAGGCCAAGACTTACACGTTTGATACCAAATCTGGGGATGCTGTTGTGGAGTACAATGTCTATGTCTTACATCATTGA